The genomic stretch CATGGGGATGATCTTCTCATCGATATTGCGCTGGACTTTTTTCATGGAATAGGCCGCCACTCCAGCGGCAGCCGCCCACAGGGTCCCTCCCACGACAGGAGAGATGAGCGCGTCGGCCATATGCATGTTGCTTTACCCCTCTCAAAAAAATAACCCATTACGGGTGTGTCACCAATCCCTTTCATAGGGACAACTACCCTTCATGGGCCGAGTTTTGAGATATTAATCCGAACCGCGCAAAGTCTTCATGACTTCAGTGTTTCTAATCTATCATCATCTTTGGGGAGCGTCAAGTAATGGAAGCTTGGTCATCGTTATTGCCAGGCCTGCTATACAGTGATCTTCAGCAAAAAGTCGTCATAATTCTTCGCTTGCTTAAACTGAACATCTTGGGCAACGGCTTTGAAGTGAAGTTTGCCGCACTTGATCTTTGTTTTTTCCACTTCATTCAGATCCTTATCCTCTTTGTCTATCTTCGTTTCCACGATAAAGAAGAGCCTGGCTTGATCATCCTCTCCTTTACGGATCACAGCCCAGTCAGGAGAATATTCGCCATAGGGGGTATCAATGACGAAGCCTCCCTTTTTGATCTTGGTATATAGCAGCACTTTTTCGTCTTCTTCGAGTCTTTTGGCGAATTGGAGTTCACCATCGCTGTCGAACTTGTAATACTTATGGACGGCTCTGCCTTTATCTGCGCTCGTTTGAAAGACGAGCGATGCGACGTCTTCAAGCATGCCCATGTCGATCGAATCGGCTTCGAATATGGTCGACTCGTCAAAGACATAGCCGTCAATGGCTTCATAGCGGACAACGCCTTTGGCCATGAATTCGGTTCGTTTTTCCTTGATCTTTTGCGTCACTACATCGAGGATGTCTTGATTCTTTAGGAGGGTTGCCTTCTCCAGCTTCGATATGATCCTATAAATGGCCAGACGGGGCAGCAGGGTGTGGTACATGATATAGTTGATGATCTCGAATTGGCTTTTTTGCAAATCCAGCCCTTCCGGTTCACTGAAAAAGGTCTGTTGCACCGACTCAGAGAGGCGGAACTTTTTCTGTTCGTCAAACTCTGCCTTGCCTGTTTCAATATTGTATTCGTAGAGGACCCGCTTAAACCGCAGGAGTTCGTTCAGTTCTCTCGCCGATTCTTCGATGAAGGCATCACTATCGATGTTAACTTGATAGAGGGTCCGTTGGGACATGCGCTTGCCCAGTTCCTTGAGCAGTTGTTCAAATTGCTCTTCTGATATATAACTGTGGGCGCCATTCTCGATGGGTTCTTCGTCGCCGTTTTTAATGAGAATCTTCTTGCTGCCTTTTGCCTGCATCGCTTCAATAAACGCTTTCTTGATCATGATGCTGTGCTCTTGCAGCGTTTCATGGATAAAGGTGATGGCTTCAATTTTCTTGGCGTCTTTGGTCAGCATGCCCTCTTTGTTGATGATGTTCTGTTCGATCAGTTCTTTTCGAAGGGGTTCCGTCAGGTCGATGATCTTGTTTTCCGGAATGCCGGCATTCCGGAGTGAGGCATGAATCACATCGATGGTGACTTCTTCCTTATTGAAGCCGGCCTGTTCATTAAAATCTTTTTGGAGTGCTGCGGCAAACTGGTCATAGTAATCATTGGCGATGACGGTCAATTCATTAATCGTCTTGTCTGTGCATCGGGTGCCTTCAATATCTACGGAGAGGCGCAATCCTCTGCCGATCTCTTGTTTTTTTGCAATATCGGAGCCGCCTTTTTTCAAGGTGCAGAGGGTAAAGACATTCGGGTTATCCCAGCCTTCCCGCAACGCCGAGTGGGAGAAGATGAACGCCAAGGGTTCCTCAAAGGATATGAGCTCGTCTTTCTTCTCTAGGATCAGTTCAATGCCCCGGTCGATATCTTCTTGAGACTTGGCTTTCAGCTTATCTTCATCCATCACCTTGTCCCAATCTTCAATCTCTACGGCATTTTTGTGCTTATCGACGGCAAAATAGCCTTCTCTCACCTTGTGTACATTTTTATAATCTTTAAACAGCTCCGGGTATTCGACAAAAAGCTGCTTCCCCTTTTTATCCGTGATGATCTTGCTATACTCTTCGTCAAAAATGCGCAGGT from Heliomicrobium modesticaldum Ice1 encodes the following:
- a CDS encoding DEAD/DEAH box helicase family protein, with the translated sequence MTNRIAFQFDDKLGYQKDAVNSVVNLFKGVSRHDDGTIYRQLQRMKKLVEGDPVRNPQLVSPARLLHNLREVQQKNKLFTDHELKGNNFTIEMETGTGKTYVYLRTILELYRAYGFTKFMIVVPTIAIRKGVEKTMAMLREHFKGIYDGLDIMNHAFVYDSKNLKKISSSFVETRDLSIVVMNIQAFNKDSNKIRQSDEYGQILWEDIRYIHPIVIIDEPQKIEGTAKKKSASLEAIEGIDPLFVLRYSATHKSRYNQVYKLDSFDAYQKDLVKKIQVKTVHGAIPKDFPYVRYVEFTKDLFAKIELFCVEQGGQIRKKQVKVRGGDSLFECSGNLDQYKNMFVMEDPHKLKKLKISKWDDILELAVGENNADISEEETIRIQIRLAIKSHLEKQYKILKSGRKIKVLTLFFIDAVNKYRDTSSPDGRGEYLRIFDEEYSKIITDKKGKQLFVEYPELFKDYKNVHKVREGYFAVDKHKNAVEIEDWDKVMDEDKLKAKSQEDIDRGIELILEKKDELISFEEPLAFIFSHSALREGWDNPNVFTLCTLKKGGSDIAKKQEIGRGLRLSVDIEGTRCTDKTINELTVIANDYYDQFAAALQKDFNEQAGFNKEEVTIDVIHASLRNAGIPENKIIDLTEPLRKELIEQNIINKEGMLTKDAKKIEAITFIHETLQEHSIMIKKAFIEAMQAKGSKKILIKNGDEEPIENGAHSYISEEQFEQLLKELGKRMSQRTLYQVNIDSDAFIEESARELNELLRFKRVLYEYNIETGKAEFDEQKKFRLSESVQQTFFSEPEGLDLQKSQFEIINYIMYHTLLPRLAIYRIISKLEKATLLKNQDILDVVTQKIKEKRTEFMAKGVVRYEAIDGYVFDESTIFEADSIDMGMLEDVASLVFQTSADKGRAVHKYYKFDSDGELQFAKRLEEDEKVLLYTKIKKGGFVIDTPYGEYSPDWAVIRKGEDDQARLFFIVETKIDKEDKDLNEVEKTKIKCGKLHFKAVAQDVQFKQAKNYDDFLLKITV